From the genome of Schaalia dentiphila ATCC 17982, one region includes:
- a CDS encoding class I SAM-dependent methyltransferase, with translation MFWDRVAPLYDFAVNALNRRVYDGTGGAVARLIRPGDTVLECACGTGAISAAIAPACARVVATDYSEGMLKQARKKLAKHSNVTVEQADITDLRYANDSFDAVVAGNVIHLLPEPGDALKELKRVVRPGGTIIVPTYVIPKKRAHTMFLRVISRFGVHFQEHFDPVSYRAFFERMGCMGVTYCVVRGRIPCVIASFTNDQ, from the coding sequence TTGTTCTGGGATCGAGTTGCCCCGCTCTACGACTTCGCCGTCAACGCGCTCAACAGGAGGGTGTACGACGGGACGGGCGGTGCCGTTGCACGGTTGATTCGCCCCGGTGACACCGTGCTCGAATGTGCGTGCGGAACGGGCGCGATTAGCGCCGCCATCGCCCCCGCATGCGCGCGTGTGGTCGCGACCGACTATTCCGAGGGGATGCTCAAGCAGGCACGCAAGAAGCTCGCGAAACACTCGAACGTCACCGTCGAGCAGGCGGATATCACCGATTTGCGCTACGCGAACGACTCGTTCGACGCCGTCGTGGCGGGCAACGTCATCCACTTGCTGCCTGAACCGGGCGACGCGCTCAAGGAACTCAAGCGGGTCGTGCGCCCGGGTGGCACGATCATCGTCCCCACCTACGTGATTCCCAAGAAGCGGGCGCACACCATGTTCCTGAGGGTGATCTCCCGATTCGGCGTGCACTTCCAGGAGCACTTCGACCCGGTGTCATACCGGGCCTTCTTTGAGCGTATGGGCTGCATGGGCGTCACCTACTGCGTCGTGCGAGGTCGAATTCCCTGCGTGATCGCCTCCTTCACGAACGATCAGTAG